The following proteins are encoded in a genomic region of Stutzerimonas balearica DSM 6083:
- the otsB gene encoding trehalose-phosphatase, with the protein MNESSWQLAQCPERCAFFFDVDGTLADIQPRPDDVFIPPPILISLADLHRQGVPVAVISGRPLAQLDGLLFPLRLPAAGIHGAERRSADGAMAQAALDLELMAEIEQELAIACAEHPGLRLESKGIAFALHYRGAPELGPQAEALAGDFVARYGHALTLQPGKCVYELKPRGASKGEVIRAFMDEAPFAGRLPVFVGDDLTDEAGFEAVNELGGISIKVGEGPTCAQLRLHDVAAVAAWLQRLVTGLPTAPLFQPEQKRETQ; encoded by the coding sequence ATGAACGAATCCTCTTGGCAGCTAGCGCAATGCCCCGAGCGTTGCGCCTTTTTCTTCGACGTCGACGGCACGCTTGCAGATATCCAGCCCCGTCCCGACGACGTATTCATCCCACCCCCAATACTGATTTCGCTGGCCGACCTGCATCGGCAGGGTGTGCCCGTCGCGGTGATTTCCGGGCGACCGTTGGCCCAGCTTGACGGTCTGCTGTTTCCGCTGCGCCTGCCGGCTGCTGGCATTCATGGTGCCGAGCGGCGCAGCGCGGATGGCGCCATGGCCCAGGCGGCGCTGGATCTCGAGCTGATGGCGGAGATCGAGCAAGAGCTGGCTATCGCCTGCGCCGAACACCCCGGGTTGCGGCTGGAGAGCAAGGGCATCGCCTTTGCGCTGCACTATCGTGGTGCGCCTGAGCTGGGGCCACAGGCCGAGGCACTGGCGGGCGACTTCGTGGCCCGTTATGGGCACGCGCTGACGCTGCAGCCGGGCAAGTGCGTGTACGAACTCAAGCCGCGCGGGGCGAGCAAGGGCGAGGTGATACGTGCATTCATGGACGAGGCGCCGTTTGCCGGCCGATTGCCCGTGTTCGTCGGCGATGACCTGACCGACGAGGCCGGCTTCGAGGCGGTCAACGAGCTGGGCGGCATCTCGATCAAGGTCGGCGAAGGCCCGACCTGCGCCCAGCTGCGCCTGCACGATGTCGCAGCGGTCGCCGCCTGGCTGCAGCGCCTGGTGACAGGCCTGCCCACGGCGCCCCTCTTTCAACCGGAACAGAAGCGAGAAACGCAATGA
- the mksB gene encoding Mks condensin complex protein MksB — MQYNRRFFIGWTGATMIEPKRVLRALAEHWTLLEPLCERFDAGTLSLVELRHQLAAQLPEGTPTDITALLDQWIRLDILVPVAKSPNRFELNAQIHDFLAYLRREHRLGLCLEIEAYLRHLERLAGHILDAFEIRDGNDLARQLRLLDMRVRDVLKKLDNDEQALVAVADRAKTSDRQIPLRQRYAEVLATWDEYVEPMIQLVSADGAFEQGVHRVEQVLMKLLGEQQRLGQLVDDDLLLRTHARILEMQTTAQLTLRKARELLLPLREEARRHNAVTRGAALALSAIRKKGLDAVPQASLPLFTRPQSTFLGTASQVEAYVYALARFEPKPAQFPRASGKRKGEQPRAPRTAREMVERCQQALPLPDLMAWLLEQEPEGATDELLYWFSRLSRDSRFQRDRLERREYLTREHRVSLSSFALVANAND, encoded by the coding sequence ATGCAGTACAATCGGCGCTTTTTCATTGGCTGGACTGGCGCCACGATGATCGAACCCAAGCGCGTACTGCGTGCCCTCGCCGAACACTGGACGTTGCTCGAGCCGCTGTGCGAGCGTTTCGACGCCGGCACCCTGAGCCTGGTGGAGTTGCGCCATCAGCTCGCCGCACAGCTGCCCGAAGGCACGCCCACCGACATCACCGCCCTGCTCGACCAGTGGATCCGCCTGGACATCCTGGTGCCGGTGGCCAAGAGCCCCAATCGCTTCGAGCTGAACGCGCAGATCCACGACTTTCTCGCCTACCTGCGCCGCGAACACCGCCTCGGCCTGTGCCTGGAAATCGAAGCCTACCTGCGCCACCTCGAGCGCCTGGCCGGGCATATCCTCGATGCCTTCGAGATTCGCGACGGCAACGACCTGGCGCGCCAGCTGCGCCTGCTCGACATGCGCGTGCGCGATGTATTGAAGAAGCTCGACAATGACGAGCAGGCGCTGGTCGCCGTGGCCGACCGGGCCAAGACCAGCGACCGCCAGATCCCGCTGCGCCAGCGCTATGCCGAGGTGCTGGCGACCTGGGACGAGTACGTCGAGCCGATGATCCAGCTGGTTTCCGCCGACGGCGCCTTCGAGCAGGGCGTGCACCGCGTCGAGCAGGTGCTGATGAAGCTGCTCGGCGAACAGCAGCGCCTCGGCCAGCTGGTCGATGACGACCTCCTGCTGCGCACTCATGCCCGCATCCTGGAAATGCAGACCACCGCCCAGCTGACCCTGCGCAAGGCCCGCGAGCTCTTGCTGCCGCTACGCGAGGAAGCGCGTCGGCACAACGCCGTGACCCGCGGCGCAGCGCTGGCACTGTCGGCTATCCGCAAGAAGGGCCTGGACGCCGTACCACAGGCCTCGCTGCCGCTGTTCACCCGTCCCCAGAGCACCTTTCTCGGCACTGCCAGCCAGGTCGAGGCCTACGTCTACGCCCTGGCCCGCTTCGAGCCGAAACCGGCGCAGTTCCCGCGGGCCAGCGGCAAGCGCAAGGGCGAGCAGCCGCGCGCGCCGCGCACCGCCCGCGAAATGGTCGAGCGCTGCCAGCAGGCGCTGCCGCTGCCGGACCTGATGGCCTGGCTGCTGGAACAGGAACCCGAGGGCGCCACCGACGAGCTGCTCTACTGGTTCTCGCGCCTGTCCCGCGACAGCCGCTTCCAGCGCGATCGCCTGGAACGTCGCGAGTACCTGACCCGCGAACACCGGGTCAGCCTCAGCTCCTTTGCGCTGGTGGCCAATGCCAATGATTGA
- the mksF gene encoding Mks condensin complex protein MksF codes for MSQERYGIRRFALLNTAGYSLGIFPLENPLSVYGANNLGKSASINALQFPILARMSDMSFGKYSLEQSRKFYFASDTSYILVEVMLPHGPHVIGVAGRGPGGGFGHQFFVYQGSLDLDHYQQNGTCLRQRELFANLERAGIKAYEAKPDELRRLLVGGHTSIPLDMTLIPLRSTSEQSLKTFRALFINLLHMREITAAKLKQLFLDAFEHSLRSGSVDYIAATEEAFRDVRRMEQDYQALVAAGPLVEALAAGVAQRELLRGKLHRLSPLLDNLLGTWHDYADARKEELVIQAEHYRREQDGLQNEQRGSTGELMRLEREISEIQRWLGELAVLKNRFALIEDAHVLEQQLLAAKDAHDELAGALAQSRQFSSEDLDERLRDLEKRLKSVRQQLDHADNNSYSRLREEFSQADVDRLMRLFNGQLFSLPLGEKGISAEGDDWVKAVEAVLDRFKGDTFSVPGLSIDLSHIEPPALQALADRAALRDQKDRLERELKQLKTQHAVAVDRAASKAQAEALYQAVLDAQKALEDFRRSQTLAAEEPAKLEQLAQAEAAQEELKRTSDAFAERVQHLSAKLQLVGRQLADLEAKERTLEDALRRRQLLPADLPFGTPYMDPVDDSLDNLLPLLNDYQDSWQALQRVDGQIEALYAQVRLKGVAKFDSEEDPERRLQLLVNAYAHRQDEALTLAKARRAAVTDIARTLRNIRSDYESLEHQLALFNREINKRQVSNLASFRIVLAPNKDALKHIDQIIHSAGQYEEGETLSVFDLSQSADQDAKNEEAKEYLARLVAANNNQLGLKDLFELAFEITKVGGQPVIHTDIDGAASNGTTMTIKALTNMYLLLHLMDREQAGRIRLPYYLDEAADIDERNQQALIETSLQLGFVPILASVKPQVSAHVAIDLEGGSGPAGIYIDEADWKYISRREPVASQTTASAQRTEEPA; via the coding sequence ATGAGCCAGGAACGCTACGGCATCCGCCGCTTCGCCCTGCTGAACACCGCCGGCTACAGCCTCGGCATCTTTCCGCTGGAAAACCCGCTGTCGGTCTACGGCGCCAACAACCTCGGCAAGTCCGCGTCGATCAACGCGCTGCAGTTCCCGATCCTGGCGCGCATGTCGGACATGAGCTTCGGCAAGTACAGCCTCGAGCAGTCGCGCAAGTTCTACTTCGCCTCGGACACCAGCTACATCCTCGTCGAAGTCATGCTGCCCCACGGCCCGCATGTGATCGGCGTGGCCGGCCGCGGGCCAGGCGGCGGCTTCGGTCATCAGTTCTTCGTCTACCAGGGCTCGCTGGACCTCGACCATTACCAGCAGAACGGCACCTGCCTGCGCCAGCGCGAGCTGTTCGCCAACCTCGAACGCGCCGGCATCAAGGCCTACGAGGCCAAGCCGGATGAGCTGCGCCGGCTACTGGTCGGCGGGCATACCTCGATCCCGCTGGACATGACGCTGATCCCGCTGCGCTCGACCAGCGAGCAGAGCCTGAAGACCTTCCGCGCACTGTTCATCAACCTGCTGCATATGCGCGAGATCACCGCAGCGAAATTGAAGCAGCTGTTCCTCGATGCCTTCGAGCACAGCCTGCGCTCAGGCAGCGTCGACTATATCGCCGCCACCGAAGAAGCCTTCCGCGACGTGCGCCGCATGGAGCAGGACTACCAGGCGCTGGTCGCCGCCGGCCCGCTGGTCGAGGCGCTGGCCGCCGGTGTCGCCCAGCGCGAGCTGCTGCGCGGCAAGCTGCATCGCCTGTCGCCGCTACTCGACAACCTGCTCGGCACCTGGCACGACTACGCCGATGCACGCAAGGAAGAGCTGGTGATCCAGGCCGAGCACTATCGCCGCGAGCAGGACGGCCTGCAGAACGAACAGCGCGGTTCGACCGGCGAGCTGATGCGCCTGGAGCGCGAGATCAGCGAAATCCAGCGCTGGCTGGGCGAGCTGGCGGTGCTGAAGAACCGCTTTGCCCTGATCGAGGACGCCCATGTGTTGGAGCAGCAGCTGCTCGCCGCCAAGGACGCCCACGACGAGCTGGCCGGTGCGCTGGCGCAGTCCCGTCAGTTCTCCAGCGAGGACCTGGACGAGCGCCTGCGTGATCTGGAGAAACGCCTGAAGTCGGTCCGGCAACAGCTCGACCATGCCGACAACAACAGCTACTCGCGTCTGCGCGAGGAGTTCTCCCAGGCCGATGTGGATCGCCTGATGCGCCTGTTCAATGGCCAGCTGTTCAGCCTGCCGCTGGGTGAAAAAGGCATCAGCGCCGAGGGCGACGACTGGGTCAAGGCCGTGGAAGCGGTGCTGGATCGTTTCAAGGGCGACACCTTCTCGGTGCCGGGCCTGTCCATCGACCTCTCGCATATCGAGCCACCGGCGCTGCAGGCCCTGGCCGACCGTGCCGCCCTGCGCGACCAGAAGGATCGCCTGGAGCGCGAACTCAAGCAGCTCAAGACCCAGCATGCGGTGGCCGTCGACCGCGCGGCGAGCAAGGCCCAGGCCGAGGCGCTGTATCAGGCCGTGCTGGATGCGCAGAAAGCGCTGGAAGACTTCCGCCGCAGCCAGACCCTGGCCGCCGAGGAGCCGGCGAAGCTGGAACAGCTGGCCCAGGCCGAGGCCGCCCAGGAAGAACTCAAGCGCACCAGTGACGCCTTCGCCGAGCGCGTACAGCACCTGTCCGCCAAGCTGCAGCTGGTCGGCCGTCAGCTGGCGGATCTGGAAGCCAAGGAGCGGACGCTGGAAGACGCTCTGCGGCGTCGCCAGCTGCTACCAGCGGATCTGCCGTTTGGTACGCCTTACATGGACCCGGTGGACGACTCGCTGGACAACCTGCTGCCGCTGCTCAACGACTACCAAGACAGCTGGCAGGCGCTGCAGCGCGTCGACGGTCAGATCGAGGCGCTGTATGCCCAGGTGCGCCTGAAGGGCGTGGCCAAGTTCGACAGCGAGGAAGATCCCGAGCGTCGCCTGCAGCTCTTGGTCAACGCCTACGCCCACCGTCAGGACGAGGCGCTGACCCTGGCCAAGGCCCGCCGTGCCGCGGTCACCGACATCGCCCGGACGCTGCGCAACATCCGCAGCGACTACGAGAGCCTGGAACACCAGCTCGCGCTGTTCAACCGCGAGATCAACAAGCGCCAGGTGTCCAACCTGGCGAGCTTCCGCATCGTGCTGGCGCCGAACAAGGATGCGCTCAAGCACATCGACCAGATCATCCACAGCGCCGGGCAGTACGAGGAAGGCGAGACGCTGTCGGTGTTCGATCTGTCCCAGTCCGCCGATCAGGACGCGAAGAACGAGGAAGCCAAGGAGTACCTGGCTCGGCTGGTGGCGGCGAACAACAACCAGCTGGGCCTGAAGGACCTGTTCGAGCTGGCGTTCGAGATCACCAAGGTCGGCGGCCAGCCGGTGATTCATACCGACATCGACGGTGCGGCGTCCAACGGCACCACCATGACCATCAAGGCGCTGACCAACATGTACCTGTTGCTGCACCTGATGGACCGCGAGCAGGCTGGGCGCATCCGCCTGCCCTACTACCTCGACGAGGCGGCGGACATCGACGAGCGCAACCAGCAGGCGCTGATCGAAACCAGCCTGCAGCTGGGCTTCGTGCCGATCCTCGCGTCGGTGAAGCCGCAGGTCTCGGCCCATGTCGCCATCGACCTTGAGGGCGGCAGCGGGCCGGCCGGCATCTACATCGACGAGGCGGACTGGAAATACATCAGCCGCCGCGAACCGGTCGCTAGCCAGACCACTGCTTCAGCCCAACGGACCGAAGAGCCGGCCTGA
- the mksE gene encoding Mks condensin complex protein MksE, with protein MNIDLKEMTQLAPIFRELFKGYHLSRSEPEPYAQLSNMQDQYRALFKALGFELVCDPRGFYYFVPEQMGAQVNKTAQRLALFTFILVEHLADQGRDPLAVLDGGSLGRDELPALLDKYRDLFLQAEVTTQEELEEKVIRRLTQLGFAEDSNGVYRFLPPMHRFLDVCLSVQQDRDLATSLHSSDLPLPAPELIAEDEGEDDIILIEETAEESEEEALARAIAEEKELEA; from the coding sequence ATGAACATCGACCTCAAGGAAATGACCCAGCTGGCGCCGATCTTCCGCGAGCTGTTCAAGGGCTATCACCTGTCGCGCAGCGAGCCGGAGCCCTACGCGCAGCTGTCGAACATGCAGGATCAGTACCGCGCACTGTTCAAGGCGCTCGGCTTCGAGCTGGTCTGCGATCCGCGCGGCTTCTACTACTTCGTCCCCGAGCAGATGGGCGCGCAGGTGAACAAGACCGCCCAGCGCCTGGCGCTGTTCACCTTCATCCTCGTCGAGCACCTGGCCGACCAGGGCCGCGACCCGCTGGCCGTGCTCGACGGTGGCAGCCTCGGTCGCGATGAACTGCCGGCGTTGCTGGACAAGTACCGCGACCTGTTCCTGCAGGCCGAAGTCACCACCCAGGAAGAACTGGAAGAAAAGGTCATCCGCCGCCTGACGCAGCTGGGCTTCGCCGAGGACAGCAACGGCGTCTACCGCTTCCTGCCGCCGATGCACCGTTTCCTCGACGTCTGCCTGTCGGTGCAGCAGGACCGCGATCTCGCCACCAGCCTGCACAGCAGCGACCTGCCGCTGCCCGCCCCGGAGCTGATCGCCGAGGACGAGGGCGAGGACGACATCATCCTCATCGAGGAAACAGCCGAAGAATCGGAAGAAGAAGCCCTGGCGCGCGCCATCGCCGAAGAAAAGGAGCTTGAAGCATGA
- a CDS encoding saccharopine dehydrogenase family protein produces the protein MKKNVLIIGAGGVAKVVAHKCAQHNDELGRIAIASRSISKCQAIIDSVQAKGGLKQPGEIKAYALDAMDVEATKALIRETESRIVINVGSAFLNMSVLRACIDTGAAYLDTAIHEEPGKICETPPWYGNYEWKHLAECQEKGITAILGAGFDPGVVNAYAALAQQEYFDKIESIDILDVNAGSHGKYFATNFDPEINFREFTGQVYSWQNSQWTTNRMFEVKRTDDLPVVGEQSLYLTGHDEVHSLSKHLDVPNIRFWMSFGEHYINVFTVLKNLGLLSEQPVRTAEGLEVVPLKVVKAVLPDPASLAPGYTGKTCIGDLVKGTKDGQPRELFIYNVADHEEAYAETDSQGISYTAGVPPVAAALLIARGEWDARRMVNVEELPAQPFLKLLDVMGLPTRIKDEHGDRPWDQ, from the coding sequence TTGAAGAAAAACGTTCTTATCATTGGTGCAGGAGGTGTTGCCAAGGTGGTGGCCCACAAGTGCGCGCAGCACAACGACGAACTCGGTCGTATTGCTATCGCGTCGCGCAGCATCTCCAAATGCCAGGCCATCATCGACAGCGTGCAGGCCAAGGGCGGGCTCAAACAGCCCGGCGAGATCAAGGCCTATGCGCTGGACGCCATGGACGTGGAAGCGACCAAGGCACTGATTCGTGAAACCGAATCGCGGATCGTCATCAATGTCGGCTCTGCCTTCCTCAACATGTCCGTGCTGCGCGCCTGCATCGACACCGGCGCCGCATATCTCGATACCGCAATCCACGAAGAGCCGGGCAAGATCTGCGAAACGCCGCCGTGGTACGGCAACTACGAGTGGAAGCACCTGGCCGAATGCCAGGAAAAGGGCATCACCGCCATCCTCGGTGCCGGCTTCGACCCGGGCGTAGTCAACGCCTATGCCGCCCTGGCTCAGCAGGAATACTTCGACAAGATCGAGTCGATCGACATCCTCGACGTCAACGCCGGTTCGCACGGCAAGTATTTCGCCACCAATTTCGACCCGGAAATCAATTTCCGCGAATTCACCGGTCAGGTTTACAGCTGGCAGAACAGCCAGTGGACGACCAACCGCATGTTCGAGGTCAAACGCACCGACGACCTGCCGGTCGTGGGCGAACAGAGCCTCTACCTGACCGGTCATGACGAGGTGCACTCGCTTTCCAAGCACCTCGACGTGCCGAACATCCGTTTCTGGATGAGCTTCGGCGAGCATTACATCAACGTCTTCACCGTGCTGAAGAACCTCGGCCTGCTCTCCGAGCAGCCGGTGCGCACCGCCGAAGGCCTGGAAGTGGTCCCGCTCAAGGTGGTCAAGGCCGTGCTGCCTGATCCCGCCTCGCTGGCGCCGGGCTACACCGGCAAGACCTGCATCGGCGACCTGGTCAAGGGCACCAAGGATGGCCAGCCGCGCGAGCTGTTCATCTACAACGTGGCCGACCACGAAGAGGCCTACGCCGAGACGGACAGCCAGGGCATCTCCTACACCGCCGGCGTGCCGCCGGTCGCCGCCGCGCTGCTGATCGCCCGTGGCGAGTGGGATGCAAGGCGCATGGTCAACGTCGAAGAGCTGCCGGCGCAGCCGTTCCTCAAGCTGCTCGATGTGATGGGCCTGCCCACTCGCATCAAGGACGAGCATGGCGATCGTCCCTGGGATCAGTAA
- the rimI gene encoding ribosomal protein S18-alanine N-acetyltransferase: protein MSETINFRPMTAADLDAVLKIEYAAFSHPWTRGIFTDALSAYECWVMFEGEQQVGHGVINVILDEAHLLNITVKPQSQGRGLGLRLLEHLMARAQARGGRECFLEVRESNVAAYRLYERYGFNEVGRRRGYYPAADGREDALVMACTLLD from the coding sequence ATGAGTGAAACCATCAATTTCCGCCCGATGACCGCGGCGGATCTCGACGCGGTGCTGAAAATCGAATACGCCGCCTTCAGCCACCCCTGGACCCGCGGCATCTTCACCGACGCGCTGAGCGCCTACGAGTGCTGGGTGATGTTCGAGGGCGAGCAGCAGGTCGGGCACGGTGTGATCAACGTGATCCTCGACGAGGCGCACCTGCTCAACATCACCGTCAAACCGCAAAGCCAGGGGCGCGGTCTGGGGCTGCGCCTGCTCGAGCACTTGATGGCGCGCGCCCAGGCGCGGGGCGGGCGCGAGTGCTTCCTCGAGGTGCGCGAGAGCAATGTCGCGGCCTATCGTCTTTACGAACGCTACGGTTTCAACGAGGTTGGCCGTCGGCGCGGCTATTACCCGGCGGCCGATGGGCGCGAAGACGCCCTGGTCATGGCCTGTACGCTGCTGGATTGA
- a CDS encoding 2-isopropylmalate synthase has protein sequence MSSNDRVIIFDTTLRDGEQSPGASMTGEEKLRIARALERLKVDVIEAGFAIASPGDFAAVKLVADNIKDSTVCSLARAVDADIERAAEALAGANSGRIHTFIATSPIHMQYKLRMQPDQVVEQAVRAVKKARSLCADVEFSCEDAGRSEIDFLCRIIEAAIDAGARTINIPDTVGYAIPHQYADTIRQLLERIPNADKAVFSVHCHNDLGLAVANSLAAVVAGARQVECTINGLGERAGNAALEEIVMAIKTRQDLLGVHTRIETEHILAASRLVSGITGFPVQPNKAIVGANAFAHESGIHQDGVLKHRETYEIMSAQSVGWNANKMVMGKHSGRAAFRSRLEELGIALEGEELNAAFARFKELADKKHEIFDEDLQALVSDTLADEAPEHFKLSSLEVASKTGTTPEAKLVLSVDGAERSAEAEGSGPVDATFKAIEAIAGSGATLQLYSVNAITQGTDSQGEVTVRLEKGGRIVNGNGADTDIVVASAKAYLNALNLMQVGAKAHPQVEGV, from the coding sequence ATGAGCAGCAACGATCGCGTCATCATCTTCGACACCACCCTGCGCGACGGCGAGCAGAGCCCCGGCGCGTCCATGACCGGTGAGGAAAAGCTGCGCATCGCCCGGGCGCTGGAGCGGCTGAAGGTAGACGTGATCGAGGCAGGCTTCGCCATCGCCAGCCCCGGCGATTTCGCCGCGGTGAAGCTGGTCGCCGACAACATCAAGGACAGCACCGTGTGCAGCCTGGCGCGCGCCGTCGATGCCGACATCGAACGCGCTGCCGAAGCGCTGGCCGGCGCCAACTCCGGGCGCATCCACACCTTTATCGCCACCAGCCCGATCCACATGCAGTACAAACTGCGCATGCAGCCGGACCAGGTGGTCGAGCAGGCCGTGCGCGCGGTGAAGAAGGCACGCAGCCTGTGCGCCGACGTGGAGTTTTCCTGTGAGGACGCCGGGCGCTCGGAGATCGATTTCCTCTGCCGAATCATCGAGGCTGCCATCGACGCCGGCGCACGCACCATCAATATCCCGGACACCGTCGGCTATGCGATTCCGCACCAGTACGCCGACACCATCCGCCAGCTGCTCGAGCGCATCCCCAATGCCGACAAGGCGGTGTTCTCCGTGCATTGCCATAACGACCTCGGTCTGGCCGTAGCCAACTCCCTGGCCGCGGTGGTGGCTGGTGCGCGCCAGGTGGAATGCACCATCAACGGCCTCGGCGAGCGTGCCGGCAATGCCGCGCTGGAAGAGATCGTCATGGCGATCAAGACCCGTCAGGACCTGCTCGGCGTGCATACCCGCATCGAGACCGAGCACATCCTCGCCGCTTCGCGCCTGGTTTCGGGCATCACCGGTTTTCCGGTGCAGCCGAACAAGGCCATCGTCGGCGCCAACGCCTTCGCCCACGAGTCGGGCATCCACCAGGACGGCGTGCTCAAGCACCGCGAGACCTACGAGATCATGTCCGCGCAGTCGGTGGGCTGGAACGCCAACAAGATGGTCATGGGCAAGCACTCCGGCCGTGCCGCGTTCCGTTCGCGCCTGGAGGAACTCGGCATCGCCCTGGAGGGCGAGGAGCTGAACGCTGCCTTCGCCCGCTTCAAGGAACTGGCGGACAAGAAGCACGAAATCTTCGACGAAGACCTGCAGGCGCTGGTCTCCGACACCCTCGCCGACGAGGCGCCGGAGCACTTCAAGCTGAGCAGCCTGGAAGTCGCCAGCAAGACCGGGACCACCCCCGAAGCGAAACTGGTGCTCAGCGTCGATGGCGCGGAGCGCAGCGCCGAGGCCGAAGGCTCCGGCCCGGTGGACGCTACCTTCAAGGCCATCGAGGCCATCGCCGGCTCCGGTGCCACGCTGCAGCTGTATTCGGTCAACGCCATCACCCAGGGCACCGATTCCCAGGGCGAGGTGACCGTGCGGCTGGAGAAGGGCGGGCGCATCGTCAACGGCAACGGTGCCGATACCGACATCGTCGTCGCCTCGGCCAAGGCGTATCTCAACGCGCTCAACCTGATGCAGGTCGGCGCCAAGGCGCATCCGCAGGTGGAAGGGGTTTGA
- a CDS encoding carboxynorspermidine decarboxylase has product MIKTPYYLIDKQKLLGNLEKIAYVREQSGAKALLALKCFATWSVFDLMQQYMDGTTSSSLYELKLGRQKFAGETHAYSVAWADDEIEEMVANCDKIIFNSIGQLERFAERTEGTIRGLRVNPQVSSSDYLLADPARPFSRLGEHDPAKIEAVIGKISGFMFHNNCENSSFELFDQMLTTIEERFGHLLQQVEWVSLGGGIHFTGEGYPLDAFCARLKAFSEKFGVQVYLEPGEAAITMSASLEVTVLDTLYNGKNLAVVDSSIEAHMLDLLIYRLNAKMAPNDGEHSYMVCGKSCLAGDIFGEYQFDRPLAIGDRLSFIDAAGYTMVKKNWFNGLKMPSIVVKQLDGSVEVVREFDFNDYLSSLS; this is encoded by the coding sequence ATGATCAAGACGCCGTATTACCTCATCGACAAACAGAAGCTCCTGGGCAATCTCGAGAAGATCGCCTACGTGCGTGAGCAGTCCGGCGCCAAGGCGCTGCTGGCACTCAAGTGCTTCGCCACCTGGTCGGTGTTCGACCTCATGCAGCAGTACATGGACGGCACCACTTCGTCATCGCTGTATGAGCTCAAGCTCGGCCGGCAGAAGTTCGCCGGCGAGACCCACGCCTACAGCGTGGCCTGGGCCGACGACGAGATCGAAGAGATGGTCGCCAACTGCGACAAGATCATCTTCAACTCCATCGGCCAGCTGGAGCGCTTTGCTGAACGCACCGAGGGCACCATCCGCGGCCTGCGCGTCAATCCGCAGGTGAGCAGCTCGGACTATCTGCTGGCCGACCCGGCGCGGCCGTTCAGTCGCCTGGGCGAGCACGACCCGGCGAAGATCGAGGCGGTGATCGGCAAGATCAGTGGCTTCATGTTCCACAACAACTGCGAGAACTCGAGCTTCGAGCTGTTCGACCAGATGCTGACCACCATCGAGGAGCGCTTCGGTCATCTGCTGCAACAGGTCGAGTGGGTCAGCCTCGGCGGTGGCATCCACTTCACCGGCGAAGGCTATCCGCTGGATGCCTTCTGTGCGCGGCTGAAGGCGTTCTCGGAAAAGTTCGGCGTGCAGGTCTACCTGGAGCCCGGCGAGGCGGCGATCACCATGAGCGCCTCGCTGGAAGTCACGGTGCTCGACACCCTGTACAACGGCAAGAATCTCGCGGTGGTCGACAGCTCGATCGAAGCGCACATGCTCGACCTGCTGATCTACCGCCTCAACGCCAAGATGGCGCCCAACGACGGCGAGCACAGCTACATGGTGTGCGGAAAGAGCTGCCTGGCCGGCGACATCTTTGGCGAGTACCAATTCGATCGCCCGCTGGCCATCGGCGATCGGCTGTCGTTCATCGACGCGGCAGGCTACACCATGGTCAAGAAAAACTGGTTCAACGGCCTGAAAATGCCGTCCATCGTGGTAAAGCAGCTCGACGGCAGCGTCGAGGTGGTTCGTGAGTTCGACTTTAACGACTACCTGTCCAGCCTCTCCTGA